Proteins encoded within one genomic window of Deinococcus grandis:
- a CDS encoding eCIS core domain-containing protein produces the protein MNFTDERLARLKHATRMAVTRQDAAPAWGPALPGAPLAPPRPILPAPALPMPGQPGATAATLPGRVRRVPARLIALPAAALPTPGWSDPTWPGAAPAEATGPEQTGPEQIWPEQSWPGQTRAEQTGLTPGAPTSPASQVAPAAVQPGPAPLHATAPVSVQSGVQPSQSGSAPGVPRPALPSVPGVQPTGQAPAAWDPSGTAGFTPAPVDPYGDHAALLAAGLSETPPPGLPPLGADQSLRPTPGLSAAASPAVPRDLEARPLRAASFMEALALNTEASSVDAPQPAPPAAPVHPLPEAVADAQPAPVQPIAARTNPAQTAPVAGMPSQPPLGSAAGHAPVPPRPAAEPLRSEDQRAAPADAGRTALPPGEAAEAGPQVARPVAAQEPGVPPTTASPLTDDAPQSTRAAVPTPEPTLASPAVEVPAADRASEIRSPDSIAAHAVAAHPVAADADAVDAPNADASTAAHRAQSPAASSSAADEAQAAEQLQAQRDAQARERQELEALMRGGNNDIPVRLPRRPRPVPLRAPAPPSEPEAVKVAPPIPTDVSQNILARLNRFAELEAAGETDESAIPFGQLENWQDHHPERNVTPTAAPAESPSPAPTPRLDPAPPATGGATRVRARSRQGREPQAARQSPADSDEEPERGSRPGAAPDALHPSDAAVRPDSAPLPVGTDAAVPAPAQVAPPTTPSGTPGAQPTDHPARAEVNYDPLTDSLPPEPVAERPDVAVTPVPAALRTPAQSAPVTLPGLDPVAPPAVARQIPQAGPRVTRAEVNRTEDNRAEVAHALSRATVPVQSTVPVQTTVPEQSTVPVQTPPPVPTTWPVRTPGPHPESAPSPLLQAQPDPAGPAADRPGTLPVLSVARPEVQLSAGQITPTWADPAPAAPPAVDVVTSPDPAGPATPVPPPGEPVSEASVPTADAPGSVLRTDGDPSWPPGRPTFPDARLHGRPDVGPADGEKRHPSMPVTGQAASVMARAVATQPGPSLPTLQPDRGAALTPDRPVEAPLAAGGLDVQATVDRSPPTERTGPPRPSRAVPARTVQAPTQAGPLGVPRPVASLTRPPIMTPAQTTPTTLTPTTAAPVPAVRAAPGDAPERRGVPPVAPSPRRAPVRSATPGRQSGRPEPTTRLPDTPLDAGTALIRPTLLGAPAGGPAPTDAAARAAAAGDATAPFTGTDDRATPAIVPAGLHADSRAVAAAPIPAGWRAPGPGRPTGPTGSTPRPDADAISTNRPGGAVVPPSAPGVLAPVLPRPVPEGSARPPGPLSAPGGWGAALQRAALPAPLLPMPAQATLPPVVAFPAPPFAWLPEPGRPVAAPVPAAFTPIRANRPVPATVTPTAPAIPPGALPVPSAAPVLHPAGWQPGPVRPDRPDAVDWLSAPAPRPAEAPSPDRTPPVAGPLPRAEATRAADATDAPPAWAAEPADRGARMQPATGADETRLEPVRPTRTGSADRSAPDPLDAAPERGVRPVPARLAPGAPLLAPGAPRRAAPGPQLLKAAPTPGRTRTGTDQAVLAALEHALARDGHGTPLSPGEQDALRGVLGTSVADVRVVRRPEVTPALRAARADGLTVGETVFLPHDVPLGSAAGLALAAHEVTHARRARDPLFVPAALTRPTQPPRPDASPRPGRPAAVDEEGVALATEHAAFAQADPARQSRVDAPRRAPGLPAPWEPLPAWDAPDPAARPSVSADAWAPAVPSAPAPVQSVSAALPAAPPPGTSPLWHAAATDRAPAPAAKPARPPEDQAVGRRAQPRSSVDLDQVAREVYARLRERLSQELRRLN, from the coding sequence GTGAATTTCACCGACGAGCGGCTCGCCCGCCTGAAACACGCCACGCGCATGGCCGTCACGCGACAGGACGCCGCCCCAGCCTGGGGACCGGCCCTGCCGGGCGCGCCGCTCGCGCCGCCCCGCCCCATCCTGCCCGCCCCTGCCCTGCCCATGCCGGGCCAGCCGGGCGCGACCGCCGCCACCCTGCCCGGACGGGTCCGCCGCGTTCCCGCCCGGCTGATCGCGCTCCCGGCCGCCGCGCTCCCCACGCCCGGCTGGTCCGACCCGACGTGGCCCGGGGCCGCACCGGCCGAGGCGACCGGGCCGGAACAGACCGGGCCTGAGCAGATCTGGCCCGAGCAGTCCTGGCCTGGGCAGACCCGGGCGGAGCAGACCGGGCTCACGCCGGGCGCGCCGACCTCCCCTGCGTCCCAGGTCGCCCCGGCCGCCGTCCAGCCGGGTCCCGCGCCCCTGCACGCGACCGCGCCGGTCAGCGTGCAGTCCGGCGTGCAGCCCAGCCAGTCAGGTTCGGCACCGGGTGTCCCGCGGCCCGCTCTGCCCAGTGTGCCGGGCGTTCAGCCGACCGGGCAGGCGCCTGCCGCCTGGGACCCGAGCGGCACGGCCGGATTCACGCCCGCCCCGGTGGACCCGTACGGGGATCACGCGGCGCTGCTCGCCGCAGGCCTGAGCGAGACGCCCCCACCCGGCCTGCCCCCCCTCGGGGCGGACCAGTCCCTGAGGCCCACGCCCGGCCTCTCCGCGGCGGCGAGCCCGGCGGTCCCGCGTGATCTCGAAGCGCGCCCGCTGCGTGCCGCGTCGTTCATGGAGGCCCTGGCGCTGAATACCGAGGCGTCCAGCGTCGACGCGCCCCAGCCCGCACCGCCTGCCGCGCCGGTCCACCCGCTGCCGGAGGCGGTCGCTGACGCCCAGCCCGCCCCGGTTCAGCCCATTGCGGCCCGGACAAATCCAGCCCAGACAGCCCCAGTGGCAGGGATGCCGTCGCAGCCCCCACTGGGCTCGGCGGCCGGGCACGCCCCCGTCCCGCCGCGCCCGGCCGCCGAGCCGCTCCGGTCGGAGGACCAGCGCGCCGCTCCAGCCGACGCCGGGCGGACCGCGCTCCCGCCGGGCGAGGCTGCCGAAGCGGGCCCGCAGGTCGCCCGGCCGGTGGCCGCCCAGGAGCCGGGCGTGCCCCCCACCACGGCCTCCCCGCTCACCGACGACGCTCCTCAGTCAACCCGGGCAGCCGTCCCGACGCCGGAACCCACCCTGGCCAGCCCCGCCGTCGAGGTCCCGGCGGCCGACCGGGCGAGCGAGATCAGATCCCCTGACTCCATCGCCGCCCATGCCGTCGCCGCCCATCCCGTCGCGGCTGACGCCGACGCCGTCGATGCCCCCAACGCGGACGCCAGCACGGCAGCCCACCGTGCGCAGAGCCCCGCAGCCTCATCCAGCGCAGCGGACGAGGCCCAGGCGGCCGAGCAGCTGCAGGCGCAGCGGGACGCGCAGGCGCGCGAACGGCAGGAACTCGAGGCGCTCATGCGCGGCGGGAACAACGACATCCCCGTGCGTCTGCCGCGCCGCCCCCGCCCGGTGCCCCTGCGCGCCCCCGCCCCACCCTCGGAGCCGGAGGCGGTGAAGGTCGCGCCGCCCATCCCCACGGACGTGTCGCAGAACATCCTGGCGCGCCTGAACCGCTTCGCGGAACTCGAGGCGGCGGGCGAGACCGACGAGAGCGCCATTCCGTTCGGGCAGCTGGAAAACTGGCAGGATCACCACCCGGAACGCAACGTCACCCCGACCGCCGCACCGGCCGAATCGCCGAGCCCTGCCCCCACGCCCCGCCTGGACCCCGCGCCGCCCGCGACGGGGGGTGCGACCCGCGTCCGGGCGCGCAGCCGACAGGGCCGCGAGCCGCAGGCAGCGCGGCAGTCCCCGGCGGACAGTGACGAGGAACCCGAGCGAGGTTCCCGCCCCGGCGCGGCGCCGGACGCCCTGCACCCGTCGGATGCAGCGGTCCGTCCGGACAGCGCGCCCCTGCCCGTCGGGACGGACGCAGCAGTCCCGGCACCGGCGCAGGTAGCGCCGCCCACGACCCCCAGCGGCACCCCGGGAGCGCAGCCGACAGACCATCCGGCCCGGGCCGAGGTCAATTACGATCCCCTGACGGACTCGTTGCCACCCGAACCCGTGGCGGAGAGACCGGACGTCGCCGTGACGCCCGTCCCCGCTGCCCTGCGCACACCGGCGCAGTCCGCTCCGGTGACGCTGCCGGGACTCGACCCGGTCGCGCCGCCCGCCGTCGCCCGCCAGATCCCGCAGGCCGGGCCCAGGGTCACCCGCGCGGAGGTCAACCGCACCGAGGACAACCGCGCGGAGGTCGCCCACGCCCTGAGCCGCGCGACCGTGCCGGTGCAGTCGACCGTGCCAGTGCAGACGACCGTGCCAGAACAGTCGACCGTACCGGTGCAGACGCCCCCGCCAGTTCCGACAACCTGGCCGGTCAGGACGCCAGGGCCTCACCCGGAGTCCGCGCCGTCCCCGCTGCTCCAGGCTCAGCCTGACCCGGCCGGTCCAGCCGCCGACCGGCCAGGGACGCTCCCTGTCCTCAGCGTCGCGCGGCCTGAAGTCCAGCTGTCCGCAGGGCAGATCACGCCCACGTGGGCCGATCCGGCGCCTGCCGCCCCGCCAGCCGTGGACGTCGTCACCTCACCCGACCCGGCCGGTCCGGCCACCCCGGTGCCCCCACCGGGCGAACCGGTCAGTGAGGCGTCCGTGCCGACGGCCGATGCACCGGGCTCCGTCCTGCGCACGGACGGCGACCCGTCCTGGCCGCCGGGCCGCCCGACATTCCCGGACGCTCGGCTGCACGGGCGACCCGATGTCGGCCCCGCGGATGGCGAAAAGCGGCACCCCAGCATGCCGGTGACCGGTCAGGCAGCGTCCGTGATGGCCCGCGCGGTCGCCACGCAGCCCGGTCCGTCGCTGCCCACGCTCCAGCCGGACCGGGGCGCGGCCCTGACGCCGGACCGTCCGGTGGAGGCGCCGCTGGCCGCGGGTGGGCTGGATGTCCAGGCCACCGTGGACCGCAGCCCCCCGACGGAGCGGACCGGTCCCCCACGGCCCAGTCGGGCGGTGCCCGCGCGGACCGTGCAGGCCCCCACACAGGCAGGGCCACTGGGCGTCCCACGCCCGGTCGCGTCGCTCACCAGACCGCCGATCATGACACCGGCACAGACCACACCCACCACACTGACCCCCACCACCGCGGCGCCGGTCCCGGCAGTGCGGGCGGCGCCGGGTGACGCCCCGGAACGTCGCGGTGTGCCCCCAGTCGCCCCCTCCCCTCGCCGGGCACCGGTACGTTCCGCCACGCCGGGACGACAGTCGGGGAGGCCCGAACCGACCACGCGCCTGCCCGACACCCCCCTCGATGCGGGCACCGCGCTGATCCGGCCGACTCTCCTCGGTGCGCCCGCCGGTGGCCCTGCGCCCACGGACGCCGCCGCCCGCGCGGCCGCAGCAGGGGACGCCACCGCGCCCTTCACGGGGACGGACGACAGGGCGACCCCGGCGATCGTCCCCGCAGGCCTGCACGCGGACAGCCGGGCCGTCGCCGCTGCGCCGATACCCGCAGGGTGGCGCGCGCCCGGGCCGGGGCGGCCGACGGGTCCCACCGGATCGACACCGCGCCCGGATGCCGACGCGATCTCCACGAACCGCCCGGGTGGCGCGGTCGTCCCACCGTCTGCCCCGGGCGTGCTGGCGCCGGTGCTTCCCCGACCTGTGCCGGAGGGTTCCGCACGCCCGCCCGGTCCTCTGTCCGCACCGGGAGGCTGGGGGGCGGCGCTGCAACGGGCCGCGCTGCCCGCGCCGCTCCTGCCGATGCCCGCGCAGGCCACGCTCCCGCCCGTGGTGGCCTTCCCGGCACCGCCCTTCGCGTGGCTGCCAGAGCCGGGACGACCCGTGGCGGCCCCCGTCCCGGCAGCGTTCACACCGATCCGAGCGAACCGGCCGGTGCCCGCGACTGTGACGCCGACCGCTCCGGCCATCCCACCCGGCGCACTCCCCGTGCCGTCCGCCGCGCCGGTCCTGCACCCCGCCGGGTGGCAGCCCGGCCCGGTGCGCCCGGACCGTCCAGATGCTGTCGACTGGCTGTCCGCACCTGCCCCACGGCCCGCCGAGGCGCCGAGTCCAGACCGGACACCGCCAGTCGCTGGCCCTCTCCCACGGGCAGAGGCGACCCGGGCGGCCGATGCGACGGACGCCCCGCCTGCCTGGGCCGCCGAGCCTGCGGACCGCGGCGCCCGGATGCAGCCCGCCACCGGTGCCGACGAGACCCGCCTCGAGCCGGTGCGCCCGACACGCACCGGCTCGGCGGACAGGTCCGCCCCTGACCCGCTGGACGCCGCGCCGGAGCGGGGGGTCCGGCCCGTTCCGGCGCGGCTGGCGCCCGGCGCGCCACTCCTGGCGCCGGGTGCCCCACGCCGCGCGGCACCCGGTCCCCAGCTCCTGAAGGCCGCCCCGACGCCCGGCCGCACCCGCACGGGCACGGATCAGGCGGTCCTGGCGGCGCTGGAGCACGCGCTGGCCCGCGACGGGCACGGCACGCCCCTGTCGCCCGGCGAGCAGGACGCCCTGCGGGGCGTGCTGGGGACCAGCGTCGCGGACGTCCGGGTCGTGCGCCGCCCCGAGGTCACGCCCGCGCTGCGGGCGGCCCGCGCCGACGGCCTGACGGTCGGGGAGACGGTGTTCCTGCCGCACGACGTGCCGCTGGGCAGCGCGGCGGGGCTGGCACTGGCCGCGCACGAGGTCACGCACGCCCGCCGCGCCCGCGATCCGCTGTTCGTCCCGGCAGCCCTGACCCGTCCCACGCAGCCGCCGCGACCGGACGCCAGTCCGCGCCCCGGCCGTCCCGCCGCCGTGGACGAGGAAGGCGTGGCCCTCGCCACCGAACACGCCGCGTTCGCGCAGGCCGACCCCGCACGCCAGTCCAGGGTGGATGCGCCGCGCCGCGCGCCGGGCCTGCCCGCCCCGTGGGAGCCGCTGCCCGCCTGGGACGCACCGGACCCGGCTGCGCGCCCGTCCGTGAGTGCGGACGCGTGGGCACCCGCGGTTCCGTCCGCACCGGCGCCCGTCCAGTCGGTGTCCGCCGCGCTTCCCGCCGCACCGCCCCCGGGCACCTCGCCGCTGTGGCACGCGGCCGCCACTGACCGCGCGCCCGCCCCGGCCGCGAAACCGGCCCGACCGCCCGAGGATCAGGCGGTGGGCCGCCGCGCCCAGCCGCGCAGCAGCGTGGACCTGGATCAGGTGGCGCGCGAGGTGTACGCCCGCCTGCGCGAACGACTGAGTCAGGAACTGCGGCGGTTGAACTGA
- a CDS encoding phage tail protein — MTRPRVTATARGGVGRVGTSAGQATVRVDSRGVHASHTMSAEAAARRLGLPVPTTPQKSAHQVLSNHRYHVAIDGLEQAAFSEVSGLAIETETLDFVEGGVNDRVLRLPVRSKVGNLTLKRGVVAGQQLLQWHLNIVQGYLDVRNVTVTVYQTSGAVLTRFELLQAYPVKWSGPQFTGNGDAVAVETLELAHAGFLQFSQ; from the coding sequence GTGACCCGCCCGCGCGTCACCGCCACCGCGCGCGGCGGCGTGGGCCGCGTCGGCACATCCGCCGGGCAAGCCACGGTCCGAGTGGACAGCCGCGGCGTGCACGCCAGTCACACCATGAGTGCCGAGGCCGCCGCCCGCCGCCTCGGGCTGCCGGTGCCGACCACGCCGCAGAAGTCCGCGCATCAGGTGCTGTCCAACCACCGCTACCACGTCGCCATCGACGGTCTGGAGCAGGCGGCGTTCAGCGAGGTCAGCGGGCTGGCCATCGAGACCGAGACCCTGGATTTCGTCGAGGGCGGCGTGAACGACCGCGTGCTGCGCCTCCCGGTGCGGTCCAAGGTGGGCAACCTGACCCTCAAGCGCGGCGTGGTCGCCGGGCAGCAGCTGCTGCAGTGGCACCTGAACATCGTGCAGGGCTACCTGGACGTCCGCAACGTGACCGTCACCGTGTACCAGACGAGCGGCGCGGTCCTGACGCGTTTCGAACTGCTCCAGGCGTACCCCGTGAAGTGGAGCGGCCCGCAGTTCACCGGCAATGGGGACGCGGTGGCCGTCGAGACGCTGGAACTCGCGCACGCGGGCTTCCTGCAGTTCAGTCAGTAA
- a CDS encoding phage tail protein, which produces MTAPTRKDPLVAAYFSVQFDNKVVGAFRECTGLGSESQVVEYRATDEKGRAVLIREPGTMKYNDIVLKRGITNDMDMWGWRQQVEEGKMDEARRSGTITLHNQKGEPVAAWTFERAWPSKLNGPTYDAKSNEVAIEELTITHEGYKRVPVGG; this is translated from the coding sequence ATGACCGCACCCACCCGCAAAGATCCGCTCGTCGCCGCCTACTTCAGCGTCCAGTTCGACAACAAGGTCGTCGGCGCCTTCCGTGAATGCACCGGCCTGGGCAGCGAGAGCCAGGTCGTCGAATACCGCGCCACCGACGAGAAGGGCCGCGCCGTGCTGATCCGCGAACCCGGCACCATGAAGTACAACGACATCGTCCTCAAGCGCGGCATCACCAACGACATGGACATGTGGGGCTGGCGCCAGCAGGTCGAGGAAGGCAAGATGGACGAGGCCCGCCGCAGCGGCACCATCACCCTGCACAACCAGAAGGGCGAACCCGTCGCCGCCTGGACCTTCGAGCGCGCCTGGCCCAGCAAACTCAACGGCCCCACCTACGACGCCAAGAGCAACGAGGTCGCCATCGAGGAACTGACCATCACGCACGAAGGCTACAAGCGCGTGCCCGTCGGCGGCTGA